The following proteins are encoded in a genomic region of bacterium:
- a CDS encoding glycine C-acetyltransferase, with protein sequence MTDPLAFLDDEIAGLRDRGVFRWPRELQGEQAPVCTYDGRRVVNLCSNNYLGLASHPRLKDAARLAIDEYGVGSGAVRTIAGNMTIHEVLEERLARFKRTEAALLYQSGFAANAGTVAAILGREDVVVSDELNHASIIDGCRLSGAERKIFPHKDLGAARRCLEDSRDARRVLVITDGVFSMDGDIAPLGDLAALAREFGAIMMVDDAHASGVLGAGGRGSVEHFGLHGMVDIQVGTLSKAWACLGGYVAGSRSLIEYLMNRARPLLFSTSHPPSVAATAIAALDLIEQEPGLIERLWENTRFLRAGLQRLGYDTGMSETPITPVMIGDEALAIQFSDRLFEEGVFALGIAFPTVPRGKARVRTIVTAGHTREDLSQALEVFRRVGRESGLIR encoded by the coding sequence ATGACCGATCCCCTGGCGTTCCTGGACGACGAGATCGCGGGGCTGCGTGACCGGGGCGTGTTCCGGTGGCCGCGGGAACTGCAGGGGGAGCAAGCCCCGGTGTGTACCTACGACGGCCGGCGGGTCGTCAACCTCTGTTCGAACAACTACCTTGGGCTGGCGTCGCACCCACGATTGAAAGACGCGGCGCGTCTGGCGATCGACGAGTACGGGGTCGGCTCCGGCGCGGTTCGCACGATCGCGGGGAACATGACGATCCACGAGGTCCTCGAGGAACGGCTCGCGCGATTCAAGCGGACGGAGGCGGCGCTGCTCTACCAGTCGGGGTTCGCCGCGAACGCGGGGACCGTGGCGGCGATCCTTGGGCGCGAAGACGTCGTCGTGAGCGATGAGTTGAACCACGCCAGCATCATCGACGGCTGCCGGTTGAGCGGCGCGGAACGCAAGATCTTTCCGCACAAGGACCTCGGGGCGGCCCGCCGGTGCCTCGAAGACTCACGAGACGCGCGGCGCGTGCTCGTCATCACCGACGGGGTGTTCAGCATGGATGGGGACATTGCACCGCTCGGGGACCTCGCCGCGCTCGCTCGTGAGTTCGGAGCGATTATGATGGTGGACGATGCCCATGCGAGCGGGGTGCTGGGCGCGGGGGGCAGGGGCAGCGTCGAGCACTTCGGCCTCCATGGGATGGTGGATATCCAGGTGGGGACCCTCAGCAAGGCCTGGGCGTGCCTCGGCGGCTACGTGGCGGGAAGCCGCAGCCTGATCGAGTATCTAATGAACCGGGCGCGGCCGCTGTTGTTCAGCACGTCACACCCGCCATCGGTGGCGGCGACAGCCATCGCCGCGCTCGACCTGATCGAGCAGGAGCCGGGTCTCATTGAACGGCTCTGGGAGAACACGCGGTTCTTGAGGGCGGGCCTGCAGCGGCTGGGCTACGATACCGGGATGAGTGAAACCCCGATTACCCCGGTCATGATCGGCGACGAGGCGCTGGCGATTCAGTTCTCGGACCGCTTGTTCGAGGAGGGGGTCTTCGCCCTCGGGATCGCGTTCCCGACCGTTCCCCGCGGCAAGGCCCGGGTACGGACGATCGTGACCGCCGGGCATACGCGCGAGGATCTGTCGCAGGCGCTCGAAGTGTTCCGGCGTGTGGGCCGCGAATCGGGTCTGATCCGGTAA